In Actinoplanes derwentensis, the following proteins share a genomic window:
- a CDS encoding alpha/beta fold hydrolase translates to MNFEYTRVIVADGVELNTAVAGSGSPIVLLHGFPQTHLMWRHVAADLAADHTVICPDLRGYGASDKPAENGPDTYAKRTMGTDIVTLARKLGHDRFALAGHDRGALVAVRTGLDHPASVTHLASLDVLPTLDMWDVMHGVSAAVGFHLYLMAQPPGLPEKMIAGAPDEFFGYFLDLWTNDPEAIPAEIRAAYLKACREAIPSIVADYRASAGVDVEHDRADREAGRTLTMPVTVMQQDWGSQLGFDAAALWRAWAPDLRHVPVHCGHFMAEEAPELVVEEIRGLLTR, encoded by the coding sequence ATGAACTTCGAGTACACCCGAGTAATCGTCGCCGACGGCGTGGAACTGAACACGGCGGTAGCCGGCTCCGGCAGCCCGATCGTGCTCCTGCACGGTTTCCCGCAGACCCACCTGATGTGGCGGCACGTCGCCGCCGACCTGGCCGCCGACCACACCGTGATCTGCCCTGACCTGCGCGGGTACGGCGCCAGCGACAAACCGGCCGAGAACGGCCCGGACACCTACGCCAAGCGCACCATGGGCACCGACATCGTGACTCTCGCCCGGAAGCTGGGCCACGACCGGTTCGCCCTGGCCGGTCACGACCGTGGCGCCCTGGTGGCCGTCCGCACCGGTCTCGACCACCCGGCCAGCGTCACCCACTTGGCCTCGCTGGACGTGCTGCCGACGCTGGACATGTGGGACGTCATGCACGGGGTCAGCGCCGCGGTCGGGTTCCACCTCTACCTGATGGCCCAGCCGCCCGGCCTGCCGGAGAAGATGATCGCCGGAGCCCCGGACGAGTTCTTCGGCTACTTCCTCGACCTCTGGACCAACGACCCGGAGGCGATCCCGGCCGAGATCCGCGCCGCCTACCTGAAAGCCTGCCGGGAGGCGATCCCGTCGATCGTCGCCGACTACCGGGCGTCGGCCGGTGTCGACGTCGAACACGACCGGGCCGACCGGGAAGCCGGGCGGACCCTGACGATGCCGGTCACGGTGATGCAGCAGGACTGGGGTTCGCAACTCGGCTTCGACGCCGCCGCGCTGTGGCGGGCGTGGGCGCCGGACCTGCGGCACGTCCCGGTCCACTGTGGCCACTTCATGGCCGAGGAGGCCCCCGAACTGGTGGTCGAGGAGATCCGCGGACTGCTCACCCGCTGA
- a CDS encoding AfsR/SARP family transcriptional regulator: MSNRIRFAVLGPVTAQDQRGRPVALKGPKHRAVLGRLLVARGRVVPVTALVDDLWVSPPDGAVAAVRTFVAALRRAIEPDRPARAPATVLVTAGAGYAIRADSDQVDAWRFEKSLTRAGTAEPGPALALLDEALAWWRGPAYADFPDVAWPRADRARLAELRLQAVEHRAGALLGLGRPAEAVPDLDAHVTAYPWREEGWRLLALALYRSGRQGDALSVLRRARDLLDSRLGVEPGPALRTLETDILRQEPHLTKSPAEGVWTRAAAAYDRVLSTGSRARLESAVGLLRNLAVTGPDGLEVAREQRSAAVAAAEELGDPDLTARVIGAYDVPAIWPRSDDPGQAAAIVAAAERTLAALPAAGHRPARARLLATIALESRGTHDTRPRDCARQAEAIARELDDPALLAFALNAAFMQSCHHTGGAAHRDAIGAELVTMANTHGLATVEVLGHLIRMQSACATATFDVADRHARAADDLADRHELGLVGVFTQWYRALRADVASNVPAAEAEAGYRAASARLDQAGMPGMREGLLPLALLGLRLRRDPLAVPLAIPLADPLAIPLADPLAADAGWGPYEPWVRPLLAPGRAVLAEVPDPPADLLAEALWCLFAQAAVAAGDTTAMVRARTALAPAAGEWAGAASGLLTVGPVAGYLSALSSLGKPHDVVALRARYQT; encoded by the coding sequence ATGAGCAACCGGATCCGGTTCGCCGTCCTCGGGCCGGTGACCGCGCAGGATCAGCGGGGCCGGCCGGTGGCGCTGAAAGGGCCGAAACACCGGGCGGTGCTGGGCCGGCTGCTGGTGGCGCGCGGCCGGGTCGTGCCGGTGACCGCGCTCGTCGACGACCTGTGGGTGTCACCGCCGGACGGGGCGGTCGCCGCCGTCCGGACCTTCGTCGCGGCGCTGCGCCGGGCGATCGAGCCGGACCGCCCGGCCCGGGCCCCGGCCACGGTGTTGGTGACCGCCGGGGCGGGATATGCGATCCGGGCCGATTCTGATCAGGTGGACGCGTGGCGGTTCGAAAAATCCTTGACCCGCGCGGGTACGGCGGAGCCCGGCCCTGCTCTGGCGCTGCTCGACGAGGCGCTGGCGTGGTGGCGGGGTCCCGCGTACGCCGATTTCCCCGACGTCGCGTGGCCGCGCGCCGACCGGGCCCGGCTGGCCGAACTGCGCCTGCAGGCGGTCGAGCACCGGGCCGGGGCACTGCTGGGGCTGGGCCGGCCGGCCGAGGCGGTGCCGGATCTGGACGCGCACGTCACCGCGTATCCGTGGCGGGAGGAGGGCTGGCGGCTGCTGGCGCTGGCCCTCTACCGCTCCGGGCGGCAGGGTGATGCCCTGTCGGTGCTGCGCCGGGCCCGTGACCTGCTCGACAGCCGGCTCGGGGTGGAGCCCGGCCCGGCTCTGCGCACGCTGGAGACCGACATCCTGCGACAGGAACCGCACCTGACCAAGAGTCCCGCCGAGGGGGTGTGGACCAGGGCCGCCGCGGCGTACGACCGGGTGTTGTCCACCGGTTCGCGGGCCCGGCTGGAGTCCGCGGTCGGGCTGTTGCGCAACTTGGCGGTCACCGGGCCGGACGGGCTGGAGGTGGCGCGGGAACAGCGCAGCGCGGCGGTGGCGGCTGCCGAGGAGCTCGGTGATCCGGATCTGACCGCGCGCGTGATCGGCGCGTACGACGTGCCGGCGATCTGGCCCCGCTCCGACGATCCCGGGCAGGCCGCGGCGATCGTCGCCGCCGCGGAACGGACACTCGCCGCCCTGCCGGCCGCCGGTCACCGGCCGGCACGGGCCCGGCTGCTGGCCACGATCGCCCTCGAATCGCGGGGCACCCACGACACCCGGCCGCGCGACTGTGCCCGGCAGGCCGAGGCGATCGCCCGGGAACTGGACGATCCGGCGCTGCTCGCGTTCGCCTTGAACGCCGCGTTCATGCAGAGCTGCCACCACACCGGCGGCGCGGCCCACCGGGACGCGATCGGCGCCGAACTGGTGACCATGGCGAACACGCACGGCCTGGCCACTGTGGAGGTGCTGGGCCACCTGATCCGGATGCAGTCGGCCTGCGCGACGGCCACGTTCGACGTCGCCGACCGGCACGCGCGGGCCGCCGACGACCTCGCGGACCGGCACGAGCTGGGCCTGGTCGGCGTGTTCACCCAGTGGTATCGCGCGTTGCGGGCCGACGTGGCATCGAACGTTCCGGCGGCCGAGGCGGAGGCGGGTTATCGCGCCGCGTCGGCCCGGCTGGATCAGGCCGGCATGCCGGGCATGCGAGAGGGCCTGCTGCCGTTGGCGCTGCTCGGCCTGCGTCTGCGCCGCGATCCGCTGGCCGTCCCGCTCGCAATTCCGCTCGCCGATCCGCTCGCAATTCCGCTGGCCGATCCGCTCGCCGCGGACGCCGGGTGGGGCCCTTACGAACCGTGGGTGCGCCCGTTGCTCGCTCCCGGCCGCGCCGTGCTGGCCGAGGTGCCGGACCCGCCCGCCGACCTGCTCGCGGAGGCGTTGTGGTGCCTGTTCGCACAGGCGGCTGTCGCCGCTGGAGACACCACCGCGATGGTACGGGCCCGGACCGCGCTCGCCCCCGCGGCCGGGGAGTGGGCCGGCGCCGCCAGCGGCCTGCTCACCGTGGGCCCGGTCGCCGGCTACTTGTCGGCGCTGTCCTCCCTTGGAAAACCGCATGATGTGGTTGCTCTCCGCGCCCGCTACCAGACCTGA